Proteins encoded by one window of Legionellales bacterium:
- a CDS encoding AAA family ATPase has protein sequence MKITGRDREQKKLDEFYHSNRSEFMAVYGRRRVGKTYLIKNYFKTKDCVFFSTTGIDQGSFKTQRTVFCTELSRQLFHNIPIAIPTSWLKIFEILDQAINESKKKFIIFLDELPWMTTPKSQLLETIEYFWNQHWSHTKKVKLIICGSLSSWIIRHVIENTGGFYHRVTFRLKIEPFNLSQTRSFLEIGSGINLTNAQILKLYSVMGGIPLYLEQIKKGRSADQLIDDICFNKEGLLFDEMEELVKSLFKNSSQYMDIIREIAKHRYGIDKRNLAKKVNIAYGGRLTTRLKELEDAGFIISFLPYQHKEKGIYYRIIDEYTMFYFSWIEPNIRSIKRLSSSSGYWLVKSKESSFQAWKGYTFESICYKHISEIVNTLNIPKTSSVYSWRYAPQAKSKEFGAQIDLLFDRNDDAITLCEIKYTDKPYSIDKQYAGLLKNKIKIFQEKTRTTKQLFFIMVSANGIKKNKYSDELIDGLVTLDDLFTDND, from the coding sequence ATGAAGATTACTGGGCGTGATCGAGAGCAAAAAAAACTAGATGAATTTTATCATTCTAATCGATCAGAGTTTATGGCCGTATACGGACGCCGCCGCGTAGGAAAAACTTACTTAATAAAAAATTACTTTAAAACCAAAGATTGTGTCTTCTTTTCAACAACGGGTATAGATCAAGGCTCTTTCAAGACGCAACGCACCGTGTTTTGTACTGAATTAAGTCGACAGCTATTTCATAATATACCGATAGCAATACCCACTTCATGGCTCAAGATTTTTGAGATACTTGATCAGGCAATTAATGAAAGTAAGAAAAAATTTATCATTTTCCTAGATGAATTGCCGTGGATGACCACACCAAAATCACAATTATTAGAGACCATAGAATATTTCTGGAATCAACATTGGAGTCATACAAAAAAAGTCAAATTGATCATTTGCGGATCATTATCTTCCTGGATTATTCGCCATGTAATTGAAAATACAGGCGGTTTTTATCATCGAGTTACCTTTCGATTAAAAATAGAACCCTTTAACTTATCACAAACTCGTTCATTTTTGGAAATTGGATCAGGCATTAATTTAACAAATGCTCAAATATTGAAACTATATTCAGTAATGGGAGGGATACCTTTATACCTTGAGCAAATTAAAAAAGGAAGATCAGCAGATCAACTAATAGACGATATTTGCTTTAATAAAGAAGGACTGCTTTTTGATGAAATGGAAGAATTAGTTAAATCATTATTTAAGAATTCTTCTCAATACATGGATATTATTCGCGAAATTGCAAAACATCGGTATGGAATTGATAAACGAAACCTCGCAAAAAAAGTTAATATAGCTTACGGAGGGAGATTAACAACTCGACTTAAAGAATTAGAAGACGCTGGATTCATTATTTCATTTTTACCTTATCAACATAAAGAAAAGGGAATTTATTATCGTATTATTGATGAATATACCATGTTCTATTTTTCATGGATTGAGCCTAATATCAGATCAATAAAACGGCTGTCCTCTTCATCTGGATATTGGCTAGTAAAATCAAAAGAAAGTAGCTTTCAAGCATGGAAAGGTTACACATTTGAATCAATATGCTATAAACATATTAGTGAAATAGTAAACACCCTTAATATACCCAAAACAAGCTCTGTTTATTCATGGCGATATGCACCGCAAGCAAAGTCAAAAGAATTTGGTGCTCAAATTGATTTATTATTTGACCGTAATGATGATGCAATCACGTTATGCGAAATAAAATATACTGACAAACCCTATAGTATCGACAAACAATATGCAGGATTACTAAAGAATAAAATTAAAATATTTCAAGAAAAAACAAGAACCACAAAACAATTATTTTTTATCATGGTTTCAGCCAATGGTATTAAAAAAAACAAATACTCTGATGAGCTGATTGATGGCCTAGTAACATTAGATGATTTATTTACTGATAATGATTAA
- a CDS encoding restriction endonuclease, producing MKYFSDWLYHLYQYQIKPSSRHRKVIRQAKLELQRLRSLDQQYPPEYLIGILRNIDPFVFEEMLLLCFKERQFRVKRNKRHTGDGGIDGIVINSVGQTILIQAKRYRNAINPQHVREFCQLVEMQQAGGGFFIHTGRTGEKSKRFIANHTVKIVSGNRLLNLILGEPV from the coding sequence ATGAAATATTTTTCAGATTGGTTGTATCATCTCTATCAATATCAGATAAAGCCCTCATCTCGTCATAGAAAAGTTATCCGCCAAGCAAAATTAGAATTACAGCGATTACGTTCTCTGGATCAGCAATATCCACCTGAATATTTAATTGGGATCTTAAGAAACATTGATCCGTTTGTGTTTGAAGAAATGTTATTGCTGTGTTTTAAAGAACGTCAATTCAGAGTCAAACGCAATAAACGACATACTGGAGATGGTGGGATCGATGGAATAGTAATAAATTCCGTAGGACAAACTATTTTAATTCAGGCCAAACGTTATCGGAATGCGATTAATCCTCAACACGTACGAGAGTTTTGTCAGCTTGTTGAAATGCAGCAAGCAGGTGGTGGTTTTTTTATTCATACAGGCCGAACCGGTGAAAAAAGTAAACGGTTTATTGCCAATCATACGGTAAAAATAGTCAGTGGCAATCGACTATTAAATCTTATTTTGGGTGAACCAGTGTGA
- a CDS encoding lytic transglycosylase domain-containing protein, with protein sequence MLPTLIINDVPIQCINRAAVEYRVPAILIISVLKTENGHVGVASKNNNGTYDLGPMQINTSWLPKIAPYGFTWNDLEFNACKNVEVGAWILGMSIASGHDLSQGVGNYHSHTPYYNMHYSQKVLDKYRYYISVLRGQR encoded by the coding sequence ATGTTACCCACTTTAATCATCAATGATGTTCCTATTCAATGTATTAATCGTGCGGCGGTAGAATATCGCGTACCGGCTATTTTGATCATCTCCGTATTAAAAACTGAAAATGGTCATGTCGGTGTCGCCAGTAAAAATAATAATGGTACCTATGATTTAGGACCCATGCAGATCAATACCTCGTGGTTACCTAAAATTGCTCCCTATGGATTTACCTGGAATGATTTAGAGTTTAACGCGTGCAAAAATGTTGAGGTAGGGGCTTGGATCTTAGGAATGAGCATTGCTTCTGGTCATGACTTATCACAAGGTGTTGGTAATTATCATTCTCATACCCCTTATTATAATATGCATTACAGTCAAAAAGTACTCGATAAGTATCGTTATTATATCAGCGTCTTAAGAGGACAACGATAA
- a CDS encoding type IV secretory system conjugative DNA transfer family protein, with translation MLVHEIGCTPIADPDGRGRSDHWTDTANDLLVALILHVLYVEKNKSLAGVREFISHSQLNEKELFTLMANTIHDPEGNMGWLDPHTGSPTKTHPVVLSSAKDMLHRTDGERTGITSTVKRCLKLYRDPIVANNIRESDFKLTDLLDPEQSISLYINMPPSDKHRLRPLVRLFLSQLLGRFTEQWIPPEQRSQHRAPTLLLMDEFPQLGKLAFFESALAYTAGYGVKTLLICQDLSQIYNEYGYHQSILSSCDVTVIYAPNKLETAKHFSDMLGSQTITKKQKNYSGNRLSLSLNHINTSDQDHKRSLLTPDELMRLPYEQAIIFKTGTKPILSRKRFYFNDPILKQRAELVAPTQSDQLTNTHEWNYVEEDVNNAFLLDSLVEKKVVDENSDDFDLL, from the coding sequence TTGCTTGTCCATGAAATTGGGTGCACTCCAATTGCTGATCCTGATGGCAGAGGGCGCTCTGATCATTGGACAGATACCGCTAATGATTTATTAGTTGCGTTAATTTTGCATGTGCTCTATGTTGAAAAAAACAAATCCTTAGCTGGGGTTAGAGAATTTATTTCACATTCCCAGTTAAATGAAAAAGAATTATTTACCCTGATGGCGAATACAATTCATGATCCAGAAGGAAACATGGGTTGGCTCGATCCACATACTGGCTCACCGACCAAAACTCATCCTGTGGTATTATCGAGTGCGAAAGACATGCTTCATCGCACAGACGGGGAGCGAACGGGGATCACCTCCACCGTCAAACGCTGCTTAAAATTATATCGCGATCCCATTGTCGCTAATAATATTCGAGAAAGTGATTTTAAATTAACGGATCTGTTGGATCCCGAACAATCCATTTCACTTTATATTAATATGCCGCCTTCCGATAAACATCGTTTAAGACCATTAGTTCGCCTTTTTCTAAGTCAATTATTAGGACGCTTTACTGAGCAATGGATCCCACCTGAACAACGCTCTCAACATCGTGCACCGACATTATTATTGATGGATGAATTTCCTCAACTCGGAAAATTGGCTTTTTTTGAATCGGCCTTAGCGTATACAGCAGGCTATGGCGTAAAAACGTTATTGATCTGCCAAGATTTGTCTCAAATCTACAATGAATACGGGTATCATCAATCGATTTTGTCCAGTTGTGATGTAACCGTGATTTACGCACCCAATAAATTGGAAACGGCAAAACATTTTTCTGATATGTTGGGAAGTCAAACTATTACTAAAAAACAAAAAAATTATTCAGGTAATCGATTGAGTTTATCGCTCAATCACATTAATACTAGTGATCAAGACCATAAACGATCACTACTCACCCCGGATGAATTAATGCGATTACCCTACGAGCAAGCGATTATTTTTAAAACAGGCACAAAGCCTATTTTATCTCGGAAGCGATTTTATTTTAATGATCCCATTTTAAAACAACGTGCAGAGTTAGTCGCACCAACTCAATCCGATCAATTAACCAACACACATGAGTGGAATTATGTTGAGGAAGACGTCAATAATGCTTTTCTATTAGATAGCCTTGTAGAAAAGAAGGTAGTGGATGAGAATAGCGATGATTTTGATTTATTGTAG
- a CDS encoding IS3 family transposase: protein MTVSEKRDSPLKGGAGNIKKGSKVLHQRAEIRYHFIEQEKMNHSIQLLCKVLKVSRSGYYAWQSREVSQRALSNADLLVKINDVFQQSRETYGYRSIHHELRKDAINCSKNRVLRLMKTAELKPKTLRKYKATTSSKHSLKVADNTLNRQFTVVNCSECWVSDITYIYTREGWLYLTVIIDIFSRKVIGWAMSPRLTSEAVCDAMMMALFRRRMKAPRYFHSDRGSQYCSIQFKNLLEKFNITASMSRKGNCWDNSVSESFFATLKKECVFHYSFLTREEARMAVFEYIEAFYNNFRRHSFLNYLSPNTFEIQAGIL, encoded by the coding sequence ATTACTGTCAGCGAAAAAAGAGATAGCCCGCTTAAAGGAGGAGCGGGAAATATTAAAAAAGGCAGCAAAGTTCTTCATCAACGAGCAGAAATAAGGTATCACTTTATTGAGCAAGAAAAAATGAACCATAGTATTCAGCTTTTGTGTAAAGTGCTTAAAGTAAGTCGTAGTGGTTATTACGCTTGGCAAAGCAGAGAGGTGAGTCAACGAGCGCTAAGCAATGCTGATTTATTGGTTAAAATAAACGACGTATTTCAGCAAAGCCGTGAGACCTATGGTTATCGTAGTATACATCATGAATTACGCAAGGATGCCATAAATTGCAGCAAGAATCGCGTTCTACGTTTGATGAAAACCGCTGAACTAAAGCCCAAAACATTACGAAAATACAAGGCAACCACGTCATCAAAACATTCATTGAAAGTGGCTGATAATACCCTTAATCGTCAATTTACCGTGGTTAATTGCAGTGAATGTTGGGTCTCTGACATCACGTATATTTATACCCGTGAAGGTTGGCTTTATTTGACGGTTATTATTGATATATTTTCGCGTAAAGTGATTGGTTGGGCAATGAGTCCACGTTTAACGAGTGAGGCTGTTTGTGATGCGATGATGATGGCCTTGTTTAGGCGAAGAATGAAAGCACCCCGGTATTTTCATTCGGATAGAGGCAGCCAATATTGCTCGATCCAATTCAAGAATCTACTCGAGAAATTTAATATTACTGCTAGCATGAGTCGTAAAGGTAATTGCTGGGATAATAGTGTGAGTGAAAGTTTTTTTGCGACGCTTAAAAAGGAATGTGTTTTTCATTATTCATTTTTAACTCGTGAAGAAGCTAGGATGGCTGTGTTTGAATATATCGAAGCGTTTTATAATAATTTTCGGCGTCATAGCTTTTTAAATTATTTATCCCCTAACACATTTGAAATTCAAGCGGGAATATTATAG
- a CDS encoding transposase has translation MSKKRYEKSFKQEAVNLALRSEKAIAQVARDLGIKESLLYSWTNQARQGQDEISTSLVNKEDLVSELLSAKKEIARLKEEREILKKAAKFFINEQK, from the coding sequence ATGTCAAAGAAGAGATATGAGAAAAGCTTTAAACAAGAGGCGGTGAATTTAGCCTTAAGGTCAGAAAAAGCGATAGCGCAGGTGGCGCGTGATTTAGGCATAAAAGAATCATTGCTTTATTCATGGACTAACCAAGCAAGGCAAGGTCAAGATGAAATTTCTACTAGCCTAGTGAATAAAGAAGATTTGGTGAGTGAATTACTGTCAGCGAAAAAAGAGATAGCCCGCTTAAAGGAGGAGCGGGAAATATTAAAAAAGGCAGCAAAGTTCTTCATCAACGAGCAGAAATAA
- a CDS encoding amino acid permease: MTGWTYWLAFLIGPASEVLAAGTFLHVWFPTISLWEFCLSVAILMTIINLISAHFFGEVEFWLSLVKIIALLSFIIMGVTALGFHTNSVVSLKNFTEMGGFAPHGMVGVFSAMMLVIFAYGGTEAIGTAAEESQNPEKNLPKVLKGTVVRIVVLYIVSIAVLLAILPWDQAGLSQSPFVTAFMILGGNKYGAVLSNMMSFVVLTAALSCIDTGIFASSRMLFSLARKGYFPKIFGRTHVKTKTPIPAIIASSCVLYLGVLAAVYLPNAYAWLASLSGFGFLFAWLMIVLSQSRIRNILLQQDPSKLKWMAPFYPYSQILAVALMCSLFVGAAFSKDGRIILIAGAVWLVFASVHYFVLAQFRTVIPTQ, translated from the coding sequence TTGACAGGCTGGACCTATTGGCTTGCATTTTTAATTGGTCCGGCATCTGAAGTGCTTGCTGCGGGAACTTTTTTGCATGTCTGGTTTCCCACCATTTCTCTTTGGGAATTTTGTTTAAGTGTTGCCATCTTGATGACCATCATTAATTTAATAAGCGCACATTTTTTTGGTGAGGTAGAATTTTGGTTAAGTCTTGTCAAAATTATTGCCTTACTAAGTTTTATTATTATGGGTGTCACTGCACTTGGGTTCCATACGAATTCCGTGGTTTCTTTAAAGAATTTTACAGAGATGGGTGGTTTTGCTCCGCATGGAATGGTGGGGGTTTTCAGTGCCATGATGTTAGTTATTTTTGCTTACGGTGGTACCGAAGCAATTGGAACTGCTGCTGAAGAAAGTCAAAATCCAGAAAAGAATTTGCCAAAAGTATTAAAGGGGACAGTGGTGCGCATTGTAGTGTTATACATAGTTTCAATTGCAGTGTTACTCGCTATTTTACCTTGGGATCAAGCAGGACTAAGTCAAAGTCCTTTTGTGACAGCTTTTATGATTTTAGGTGGGAATAAATATGGCGCAGTATTAAGCAATATGATGAGTTTTGTGGTTTTGACTGCGGCTCTTTCTTGTATTGATACGGGAATATTTGCAAGCTCACGAATGTTGTTTTCTTTAGCGCGAAAGGGATATTTTCCGAAAATATTTGGCAGAACACATGTTAAAACAAAAACGCCTATTCCTGCGATTATTGCTAGTAGTTGTGTTCTCTATTTGGGAGTACTAGCTGCGGTATATTTGCCAAACGCTTACGCATGGTTGGCTAGCTTATCTGGTTTTGGTTTTTTATTTGCGTGGCTAATGATTGTCTTAAGTCAAAGCAGAATTCGTAACATTCTCCTGCAACAAGATCCCAGTAAATTAAAATGGATGGCTCCTTTCTATCCCTACTCGCAAATTTTAGCTGTAGCATTAATGTGTAGTCTATTTGTAGGTGCTGCATTCAGCAAAGATGGCAGAATTATTTTGATCGCAGGTGCAGTTTGGCTTGTTTTTGCGAGTGTACATTATTTTGTGTTAGCCCAATTTAGGACCGTAATTCCAACCCAATGA
- a CDS encoding ATP-binding protein: MELTKVEDYFPQGIAKGSAFLGRENEMTWLVGNIQSNHHTLILAPRRFGKTSLVINTLEKLKYPYACIDLHLALSINSIEKKLLKTIASLLKKISTKNDQLLRLVQRFFSLKNKKWTLGFKGIVGIELEPDLEDPLDNIVTAFELLDHVLGKRGLRAVIFIDEFQEIYSIDLGIQLQGAIRSFAQTSRNLVLIFSGSNRKILSHLFNDRSQPMYELCERIVLDRIQTSCYEKYINNVATKTWGKKLSDEAIDKIFQCSELHPKRVYNLCYYLWRLSINYKSSPSATNVENAWDFFIKQRAKDLRAALSNLSGGQLKVLTLIATQATQELTGKSAQAITKMAGSSIVKAMSNLEQEDYIEKNDSGVYRIIDPLITFFLMNYERENIEK; the protein is encoded by the coding sequence ATGGAATTGACAAAAGTAGAAGATTATTTTCCTCAGGGCATTGCCAAAGGAAGTGCTTTTCTTGGTAGAGAAAATGAAATGACTTGGTTAGTTGGAAACATTCAATCTAATCACCATACGCTAATCCTTGCGCCGCGACGATTTGGGAAAACAAGCTTGGTTATTAATACACTGGAAAAATTAAAATATCCCTATGCTTGCATTGATCTTCATTTGGCCTTGTCAATAAATTCAATTGAAAAAAAACTTTTAAAAACAATTGCCAGTTTATTAAAAAAAATATCAACAAAAAATGATCAGTTATTAAGATTAGTACAACGCTTCTTTAGCTTAAAGAATAAAAAATGGACATTAGGTTTTAAGGGAATCGTCGGCATAGAGCTAGAACCAGATTTGGAAGATCCCCTTGATAATATAGTAACAGCCTTTGAATTATTAGATCATGTGCTGGGGAAAAGAGGTTTAAGGGCAGTAATATTTATTGATGAGTTTCAAGAAATTTACTCAATTGATCTGGGAATTCAACTACAAGGAGCTATTAGAAGTTTTGCCCAAACATCAAGAAATTTGGTGCTTATTTTTTCTGGTAGTAATCGAAAAATTCTTTCTCATTTATTTAATGACAGATCACAACCTATGTATGAGTTATGTGAAAGAATAGTTTTGGATAGAATCCAAACATCCTGTTATGAAAAATATATTAATAACGTTGCCACAAAAACATGGGGTAAGAAATTATCGGATGAGGCGATAGATAAAATATTCCAATGCTCTGAATTGCATCCCAAGCGAGTATATAACTTATGCTATTACTTATGGCGCCTTAGTATAAATTATAAATCATCACCAAGCGCTACCAATGTAGAAAACGCATGGGATTTTTTTATAAAACAGCGGGCTAAAGATTTAAGGGCAGCATTATCAAATCTTAGTGGAGGACAGTTAAAAGTTTTAACCTTAATCGCCACCCAAGCCACCCAAGAATTAACAGGGAAATCTGCGCAAGCCATTACAAAAATGGCGGGATCATCAATAGTGAAGGCAATGAGCAATTTAGAGCAGGAAGATTATATTGAAAAAAATGATAGTGGTGTTTATCGAATTATTGACCCCTTGATCACCTTTTTTTTAATGAATTATGAACGTGAAAATATTGAGAAATAA
- a CDS encoding XRE family transcriptional regulator, which translates to MKKQNLHIGSSFDDFLEEEGELAAAQVLAIKRVISHLLKENMEEKKVTKTALAKALHTSRSELDRLLDPENTSITLHSIAKVAKYTGKNIYIKIDNL; encoded by the coding sequence ATGAAAAAGCAAAATTTACATATTGGTTCAAGTTTCGATGATTTCTTAGAAGAAGAGGGCGAGCTCGCTGCTGCACAAGTGCTTGCGATTAAACGTGTCATTTCACATTTATTAAAAGAAAACATGGAAGAAAAAAAAGTAACTAAAACCGCGTTAGCAAAAGCATTGCACACCAGTCGTTCTGAGCTCGATCGATTACTCGATCCTGAAAATACCTCAATTACATTACATTCAATTGCTAAAGTGGCTAAATATACGGGTAAAAATATTTATATCAAAATAGATAATTTGTAA
- a CDS encoding type II toxin-antitoxin system RelE/ParE family toxin: MKQLNAYFYRTQSGNEPVKEWLKSLPKEDRKIIGEDIKTVQFGWPLGMPLVRSLGHGLWEIRSQLPSKRIARVIMVLHDNQIVLLHGLIKKTQKTPSDDLNLALHRKKEVMK, from the coding sequence ATGAAACAATTAAATGCTTACTTTTATCGTACTCAATCAGGAAATGAACCGGTAAAAGAATGGCTTAAATCGTTGCCTAAAGAAGATCGCAAGATTATTGGTGAAGACATTAAAACCGTCCAATTCGGTTGGCCTTTAGGCATGCCATTGGTACGAAGTTTAGGCCATGGACTTTGGGAGATCCGCAGTCAATTACCTTCAAAACGTATTGCGCGGGTCATTATGGTATTGCATGACAATCAAATTGTTTTATTACATGGGCTCATCAAAAAAACACAAAAAACACCCTCAGATGATCTTAATTTGGCACTCCATCGCAAAAAAGAGGTGATGAAATGA